A single window of Vidua chalybeata isolate OUT-0048 chromosome 7, bVidCha1 merged haplotype, whole genome shotgun sequence DNA harbors:
- the PRPF40A gene encoding pre-mRNA-processing factor 40 homolog A translates to MQLTPGDAVRPVGSGADQSPKSARLAARPDWPAGKPVSLLAPLLPPRGDPEPLLPFGPAAPRPPLRGRLLGRCGGSLLSPAMRPGGVDRGSLMMGHPGMPHYPPMGMHPMGQRPPNMPPVPHGMMPQMMPPMGGPPMGQMPGMMQSVMPGMMMSHMSQAAMQPTVPPGVNSMDAQVGVTPPGTQTTHPVVSTVQQSSSSSSSASEEHSKQKSTWTEHKSPDGRTYYYNTETKQSTWEKPDDLKTPAEQLLSKCPWKEYKSDSGKPYYYNSQTKESRWAKPKELEDLEAMIKAEENSTKPEDAAAAASAPATAGDAPSGASAAVATESAAATAAPSGAAPEGEAAPAAATGDTDGAGTAAAEEQGQGGAAPGAQDGSADAAAAATDEAAKQEASGDAAAKKEDEDAQPVKKTYTWNTKEEAKQAFKELLKEKRVPSNASWEQAMKMIINDPRYSALAKLSEKKQAFNAYKVQTEKEEKEEARSKYKEAKESFQRFLENHEKMTSTTRYKKAEQMFGEMEVWNAISERDRLEIYEDVLFFLSKKEKEQAKQLRKRNWEALKNILDNMANVTYCTTWSEAQQYLMDNPTFAEDEELQNMDKEDALICFEEHIRALEKEEEEEKQKSLLRERRRQRKNRESFQLFLDELHEHGQLHSMSSWMELYPAISSDIRFTSMLGQPGSTALDLFKFYVEDLKARYHDEKKIIKDILKDKGFVVEVNTSFEDFVTVISSTKRATTLDAGNIKLAFNSLLEKAEAREREREKEEARKMKRKESAFKSMLKQATPPIELDAVWEDIRDRFVKEPAFEDITLESERKRIFKDFLHVLEHECQHHHSKTKKHSKKSKKHHRKRSRSRSGSESEDDDSHSKKKRQRSESRSVSERSSSAESERSYKKSKKHKKKSKKRRHKSDSPESDAEREKDKKERERDSEKERARQRSESKHKSPTKKRPGKDSGNWDTSGSELSEGELEKQRRTLLEQLDEDQ, encoded by the exons ATGCAGCTGACGCCGGGCGACGCCGTGCGGCCGGTGGGCTCGGGCGCCGACCAATCGCCGAAGAGCGCGCGGCTGGCGGCGCGCCCCGATTGGCCGGCGGGGAAGCCCGTCAGCCTCCTGGCGCCGCTGCTCCCGCCCCGCGGGGACCCCGAGCCGCTGCTGCCCTTCgggcccgcggccccgcggccgccgctgcgCGGGCGCCTCCTGGGCCGCTGCGGGggctccctgctcagccccgcCATGCGGCCCGGCGGCGTCGACCGCGGGTCTCTCATG ATGGGCCACCCGGGAATGCCCCACTACCCCCCCATGGGGATGCACCCCATGGGCCAGAGACCTCCCAACATGCCCCCAGTCCCCCACGGGATGATGCCTCAGATGATGCCCCCCATGGGAGGACCCCCGATGGGGCAG ATGCCTGGAATGATGCAGTCGGTGATGCCTGGAATGATGATGTCCCACATGTCCCAGGCTGCCATGCAGCCCACGGTTCCT ccaGGAGTGAACAGCATGGATGCACAAGTAG gtgtGACCCCTCCTGGGACTCAG ACAACGCATCCCGTGGTCTCCACAgtccagcagagctccagcagcagcagctctgccagcgaGGAGCACTCCAAGCAG AAATCCACGTGGACGGAGCACAAATCGCCGGATGGGAGAACTTATTACTACAACACCGAGACCAAGCAGTCCACGTGGGAGAAGCCAGATGACCTCAAAACCCCTGCTGAG CAATTGTTATCCAAGTGTCCCTGGAAGGAGTATAAATCAGATTCTGGGAAGCCTTATTATTACAATTCCCAAACAAAGGAATCCCGCTGGGCAAAACCCAAAGAGCTGGAGGATCTTGAAG CAATGAttaaagctgaagaaaacag CACGAAGCCCGAGGACGCGGCTGCCGCCGCCTCGGCTCCGGCCACGGCCGGGGACGCTCCGAGCGGGGCCAGCGCGGCCGTGGCCACCGAGAGCGCCGCGGCCACGGCCGCTCCCTCAGGAGCCGCTCCCGAGGGGGAAGCTGCGCCGGCCGCCGCCACGGGGGACACGGACGGCGCCGGCACGGCCGCAGCCGAGGAGCAAGGCCAGGGCGGCGCCGCCCCCGGCGCGCAGGACGGGAGCGCGGacgccgccgcggccgccacGGATGAGGCGGCCAAGCAGGAGGCCTCGGGAGA TGCTGCTGCAAagaaggaggatgaggatgcCCAACCAGTTAAAAAAACCTACACGTGGAACACAAAGGAAGAGGCCAAACAAGCATTTAAAGAACTGttaaaagaaaag CGAGTTCCATCCAATGCTTCCTGGGAGCAGGCCATGAAAATGATCATTAATGACCCCAGATACAG TGCTTTGGCAAAACTGAGTGAAAAGAAGCAGGCCTTTAATGCCTACAAAGTTCAGacagagaaggaggagaaggaagaagccAGATCCAAGTACAAGGAAGCCAAGGAATCCTTCCAGCGCTTCCTGGAAAACCATGAGAAGATGACATCCACCACCAGATACAA aaaagctgagCAGATGTTTGGGGAGATGGAGGTGTGGAATGCCATATCCGAGCGGGACCGGCTGGAGATTTATGAGGATGTTTTGTTCTTCCTGTCCAAGAAGGAGAAG GAACAAGCCAAGCAGCTGCGGAAGAGGAACTGGGAAGCTCTGAAGAACATCCTGGATAACATGGCCAACGTCACCTACTGCACCACCTGGTCAGAGGCCCAGCAGTACCTCATGGACAACCCCACCTTTGCTGAGGATGAGGAGCTCCAGA ACATGGATAAGGAGGATGCCCTGATCTGTTTTGAGGAACACATCAGGGCCTtggaaaaagaggaggaggaagaaaagcagaagagtttgctgagggaaaggaggaggcagCGTAAAAACAGGGAGTCTTTCCAG CTGTTTCTGGATGAGCTGCACGAGCACGGGCAGTTGCACTCCATGTCCTCCTGGATGGAACTGTACCCAGCCATCAGCTCCGACATCAGATTCACCAGCATGCTCGGCCAGCCTG GATCAACTGCACTCGACCTGTTCAAGTTTTATGTGGAGGATTTAAAAGCTCGTTACCACGATGAGAAGAAGATAATTAAAGACATCTTAAAG GATAAAGGATTTGTGGTGGAAGTGAACACCTCCTTTGAGGATTTTGTCACTGTCATCAGCTCCACTAAAAGAGCCACCACGTTGGATGCAGGGAATATCAAGCTGGCTTTCAACAGT ctgctggagaaggcagAAGCGCGGGAACGGGAGCGGGAGAAGGAGGAGGCACGGAAGATGAAGAGGAAGGAATCAGCCTTCAAGAGCATGCTGAAACAAGCCACCCCCCCCATCGAGCTGGATGCTGTCTGGGAGGAT atCAGAGACAGATTTGTGAAGGAACCAGCATTTGAAGACATCACCCTGgaatctgaaaggaaaaggatatTTAAGGATTTCCTTCATGTACTTGAG CACGAGTGTCAACACCACCACTCCAAGACCAAGAAACATTCGAAGAAATCCAAAAAACACCACCGGAAGCGCTCCCGTTCCCGCTCC GGCTCAGAGTCCGAGGACGACGACAGCCACTCCAAGAAGAAGCGGCAGCGCTCGGAATCGCGGTCGGTGTCGGAGCGTTCTTCCAGCGCCGAATCCG agaggAGTTACAAGAAGTCCAAAAAACACAAGAAGAAGAGCAAGAAGAGGAGGCACAAGTCT gatTCACCAGAATCTGATGCGGAACGAGAGAAggacaagaaagaaagagagagggacagCGAGAAGGAAAGAGCCAGACAGAGATCTGAGTCCAAGCATAAATCTCCCACTAAAAAACGGCCTGGAAAAGATTCT GGAAACTGGGATACCTCTGGCAGCGAGCTCAGCGAGGGGGAGCTGGAAAAACAGAGGAGGACTCTTTTGGAACAGCTGGATGAAGATCAATGA